A window from Lampris incognitus isolate fLamInc1 chromosome 5, fLamInc1.hap2, whole genome shotgun sequence encodes these proteins:
- the atf4a gene encoding cyclic AMP-dependent transcription factor ATF-4, giving the protein MALSSHLVLEDVGDLFLGPSFMMADPMGPLLDQDEEEALSPSSSLERKAAASPSLSFSSYATSPSPYQSLSSSPLSSSSPPPSPPTYPFVGTKAETYSTPFSWLGAGDLLRTPDGADDKDDAFSGMDWMVEKIDLNDLDLDSLIGSCASDESPSSPEELLASLDSHMDLDLDSFDAAIPTQHTVLELDLPLPDLPPLPLELSSSRETEVKLLEVACDGDTMVKSEPSSPTPSPCPSVSPSSPASTLELGSEVDVQEADKAIPSVTATVVPDPSGHIQTTAPIVLSLSPSTHLVVVLAPKDEPTFVPLPSPTVSASPPSSACDSDSGFESAAGSPPHLSSSPPSPSASTSPLSASAGSSRTKPYSKPEPVSPSPSPKASRVKSVSGTPKVVEKKLKKMEQNKTAATRYRQKKRVEQEVLNSECSELEKRNHELAERAESISREIKYLKDLMEEVRNAKNRRGKTCTVA; this is encoded by the exons ATGGCTTTGAGTTCCCACCTAGTCTTGGAGGACGTGGGGGACCTGTTCTTAG GGCCCTCATTTATGATGGCTGACCCCATGGGGCCCCTTCTGGACCAAGATGAAGAGgaagctctctctccctcctcctctttagAGAGGAAGGCAGCAGCTTcgccttccctctctttctcctcctatGCCACCTCCCCGTCTCCTTATCAGTCTCtgtcttcttcccctctctcttcctcctccccacCGCCCTCTCCTCCCACATATCCTTTTGTGGGAACCAAAGCTGAGACATACTCAACACCTTTCTCCTGGCTTGGTGCCGGTGACCTGCTCCGCACACCTGATGGAGCAGATGACAAAG ATGATGCTTTCTCAGGCATGGACTGGATGGTGGAGAAAATCGACCTGAATGACTTAGACCTGGATTCCCTCATTGGCTCTTGTGCCTCTGATGAGTCTCCCAGCTCCCCGGAAGAACTCCTGGCATCCCTCGATTCCCACATGGATCTGGATCTAGACTCCTTCGACGCAGCTATCCCTACCCAGCACACTGTTCTGGAACTGGACCTACCGCTGCCCGACCTCCCTCCGCTTCCTCTGGAGCTGTCTTCTTCTAGGGAAACCGAGGTGAAGCTGTTGGAGGTGGCTTGCGATGGAGACACCATGGTGAAGTCTGAGCCTTCTTCGCCCACTCCCTCCCCATGTCCCTCCGTGTCTCCCTCCTCTCCAGCCTCCACCCTGGAACTAGGGAGTGAAGTGGATGTCCAGGAAGCAGACAAGGCCATCCCCTCCGTGACTGCCACTGTGGTTCCCGATCCCAGCGGACACATCCAGACCACTGCGCctattgtcctctctctctccccctctacccACTTGGTGGTGGTCCTTGCCCCCAAGGATGAGCCCACCTTTGTCCCTCTCCCCAGTCCAACAGTCAGCGCATCTCCCCCATCTAGCGCTTGTGACAGTGACTCTGGCTTTGAGTCGGCTGCTGGCTCCCCTCCtcatctctcttcttcacctccttcTCCTTCTGCCTCCACATCCCCCTTATCTGCCTCAGCTGGTTCCTCCAGGACCAAACCCTACTCAAAGCCAGAACCTGTCTCACCCTCCCCTTCTCCCAAGGCCTCCAGGGTAAAGTCAGTGTCGGGCACTCCCAAGGTGGTGGAGAAAAAACTGAAGAAGATGGAACAAAACAAGACGGCCGCCACGCGCTACCGACAGAAGAAGCGCGTCGAGCAGGAAGTGCTGAATTCTGAGTGTAGTGAGCTGGAGAAGAGGAATCACGAGCTGGCGGAGAGGGCAGAATCCATCAGTCGAGAAATAAAGTACCTCAAGGATCTGATGGAAGAAGTCCGCAATGCCAAGAACCGCCGCGGCAAAACTTGCACGGTGGCCTAG
- the rps19bp1 gene encoding ribosomal protein S19 binding protein 1 — protein MSSSLIRRGLELLSDDIRDIGKGKKSQAKKTPNKAKAMELVSTKRHGVTKQVKRLQGVLGSNKSKATVKDKRIKSAVEEYRKKQSKSRMSANLKYFLRTSCNATNSDTNKILHHNTGRQSRNRPDRPTKKAAKPQSLFTEEEFQQFQKEYFGRTVEQEK, from the exons ATGTCGTCGTCATTGATCAGAAGAGGACTGGAGCTGCTAAGTGACGATATCCGAG ACATTGGTAAGGGTAAGAAGAGCCAAGCCAAGAAGACCCCAAACAAGGCAAAGGCGATGGAGCTAGTCAGCACCAAGCGGCATGGAGTCACCAAGCAGGTCAAAAGACTGCAGGGCGTCCTGGGTTCCAACAAGAGTAAAGCAACAGTTAAAGATAAGAGGATCAAGTCTGCCGTGG AGGAGTACAGGAAGAAGCAGAGCAAAAGTCGTATGAGTGCTAACCTTAAGTACTTTCTGAGAACTAGCTGCAATGCCACTAATTCTGACACCAATAAG ATTCTGCACCACAACACTGGGAGGCAGTCCAGGAATCGTCCGGACCGTCCCACCAAGAAGGCCGCCAAGCCCCAGTCTTTGTTCACGGAGGAGGAATTCCAGCAGTTCCAGAAGGAATATTTTGGAAGGACTGTGGAGCAGGAAAAATAA